The DNA window TTTTCGGGGTCGTTCTGCGTGAAACCGATGTGTACGACGCCGATGTGAATACCCGTATGATCGAGTTCGAGCCGGAGCGTGTGAGCCAGATTGGTCAGGGCCGCTTTCCCCGCACAGTACGCCGACCCGCTGGGCATTCCGTTGAGGGCCGAAATCGAGGAAATAAACGTGACGCTGCCCCGCGTCCGGGTAAGGTGCGGCAGAGCCGCTTTGAGTGGGTAAACCGCCCCGTAGACATTGCTGTCGAGCACCTGCCGAAACACGTCGGGCTGCATATCGGCGAAGTAGGCCCGCATCGAAATACTGGCGTTGGCAATCAGCACGTCGAGCTGCCCGAAAGTCGTAATGGCTGTACCAACCAGCCGTTCGCAGTCGGCATAGTTGGTTATATCAGCCAGGCAGCTCGTTACGATCAGACCTTCGCTGCGCAGTTCCTGCTCCGTCCGGTGCAGTCGGTCAGCCATGCGCCCGTTCAGCACGACCTTCGCCCCGGCCTGCCCCAGCGCACGGGCGGTAGCTTTACCAATCCCCGACTCCGACCCAGTCACAATGGCGACCTTTCCAGCAAACGCTCCGGGTTTTGTGGAGGGTTTTATGGGAGTCGGGGTGTATGCTTCCCTGCCGGGTTCGTTTACCCCCTTCTCTGCATTTACCCCCCGTCCCGACCCGTCGGACCGCCCTGAAGGGGGGGAAGTCACCGCAGCAAATGCCGAGTCCTCACCCCCTTCAGGGGGACGGGGGTAGACGGGTCAGGATGGGGGGTAAACACACCCGAACTTGATGACAGGGGTTCGGGCAATTCGCTTGTATGGCTCCCCGGCTTATCGGGTACGTCGTGTAACATAGTCGTGTTCGTTAAACCAGTCGAAAGCCTCGTCAATGGCGGTTTCGATGGGTGTTTGTGTCAACCCCAACTCAGCAATGGCTTTCCGGGACTGAAAATAATGCCCGTCGTTGGCAACAGCGACCATTGCCGAATTGACCGGTGCAGGTCGACCCGTCAGCCGCGTCCAGGCGTCACAGCCGTAGCCGTACAGACGGGCCAATGCTGGGGGTAGCGACAGGCGGGGTGGCTGCACGTTCATCCGCTCCGCCATCAGCCGAAACGCATCGCGGTAGCTCAGATTTTGGTGGCCCAGAATATACGATTCACCGATACGTCCCTGCGTCAACGCGTTG is part of the Spirosoma rhododendri genome and encodes:
- a CDS encoding SDR family NAD(P)-dependent oxidoreductase — translated: MTGSESGIGKATARALGQAGAKVVLNGRMADRLHRTEQELRSEGLIVTSCLADITNYADCERLVGTAITTFGQLDVLIANASISMRAYFADMQPDVFRQVLDSNVYGAVYPLKAALPHLTRTRGSVTFISSISALNGMPSGSAYCAGKAALTNLAHTLRLELDHTGIHIGVVHIGFTQNDPEKRVLDALGQPVPIAHRPPRWQKSQAQVAAIILKHIRRRRTRTVISALGWLIAIVHTYLPRVGDWVVLTTIRRMRHFYE